In Desulfobacterales bacterium, the genomic stretch GTGGGGTTTTGCAGTCAACGCGCCCCCACGTTAAATAAAAACAATACCAAAAGGTTGATCAATTATAGCGCTTGTTATTAATATTCATTACAAGGCTCATGTTAAACGGCGCTCCTTATTTGTATCGCGGGAACAAGGGCCGTCGGCAGTTTAATCAAACACATCCGCCACAGTCAATGGCGCCGAAATAATGCAGGAGATACAGATGACTTTCCCCCATAACGAACTGGCCGGGTACCAGGGCTTTGAGCAAGGCCCGATTCGGCCGCCCAGCGAGGCGTACAGCCTTCTAATACGCGTCACCCGCAATTGCCCTTGGAACCGGTGCACCTTTTGCACGATCTATAAAACAACGCAATTTTCCCTGCGCCCCGTCGCCCATGTGATCGAGGATATTGATCGCGTTCACCGGTATCTCTCCGGTTTCTTTAAAAACGCCGATGCGTCTCAGCCCATAACCCGGGAACGGGCGGTAGCCGTCGCCGATGACATCATCCCTAAAGACACCATGGCCTTTCAAGCCGCATACCATTGGGCAAGCACCGGCATGCAATCCATTTTCCTGCAGGATGCCAACAGCCTGATTATAAAGCCGGAGGCGTTAATCCACATTTTGCGGCATCTGAAAAAACGCTTTCCGTGGGTGGAAAGGATCACTTCCTATGCGCGGTCCCGCACCATCGCCCGCATTCATGACGATGATCTTGGGGCCATGCGGGAAGCCGGGTTGAACCGAATCCACATCGGGCTGGAATCCGGTGCCGATGCCGTATTGAAAATGATATCCAAGGGCGTTGACCAGGCCACCCACATCAAGGCGGGCTTGAAGGTGAAAAAGGCAGGCATGGAATTATCCGAATACGTGATGCCGGGTCTCGGTGGAAAAGCCCTGTCCACCGAGCACGCCATGGAAACGGCATATACGTTGAACCAAATCAACCCGGACTTTATTCGGCTTCGCTCCCTCACGGTTCCCAACCAATCCTGTCTTTATCAGGTACTTGCGGCCGGCGACTTTCAAAAATGCACGGAAATCGAAACCGCCGGGGAAATTCTTCTGTTTCTCGAACATCTTAACGGTATTACCAGCACGGTGAAAAGCGATCATGTTCTAAATCTGTTCCAGGAAATAGAAGGCACCCTGCCCGGGGATAAACCGGCCATGACGGGCGTTATAAAGACCTTTCTGGCCTTGCCGCCCGCGGATCAGTGTATCTACATCGTGGGCAGGCGCATGGGCATCCTGTCCCAACTATCCGACATGCAGCGCCCTCACCGCTATCAAAAGGTTCAAGACACCTGTACGCGGCTCGGCATTACCGCTGAAAATGTGGATAGGTTCATCGATGAGATGACGAAACGGTTTGTATAAAAGGGGCATGATTGGAGGTAAACACCGGCGGATCACGGCGAACAATATCCGCGACATTCGGGTGGCGCTTGAACTTTTTATCTAAAAACTGCCGAACGCGGTGCCGATCCCAGCCCGAAGGATGCGAAAAGTTGCGATACAAGGACAGATCCCCGTCGTAAAAATCGCCGGTAAGCAACAAATCCGCCTCGGGCCCATAAGCGGGCAAATTGAAAACCGCCAGGTTCAGAAACGAGATGGCCCGGTGATGGACCACGGTAAAGGCGAGCGTTTTTTCAGCATCCGCCTCGGTTTCCCAAGGAGTTCCGAATAGCAGGTAAACATAGGTGGCGATGCCGGCCGCTTTCAGACAGTCCAGCGCCTTTGCGGCAAGGGTCAGATCGATCCCCTTGCCAAAGGCATTCAGCACGCGCTGGGATCCCGACTCAAGCCCAACCTGAAGCATCACACACCCAGACCGTTTTAACCTTCGGCAAAACTCCGGGTCCACCAGCGCCGCCGTAATTCTGACAAATCCGTACCAGGGAGCGATTCGCGGCGCGCCGGCAAGGGCTTTAAGCAGGGCCGGGCTTACGGCATTGTCCGTCAAATGAATGAGGGCGGGCCGATACCGATCGGCCAGAAAGGTCAATTGCGTCAGCACCAGCGCCGGCGGAATCGGCCGATAGGGATTTTTTTCCGCCCGTTCGGGGCAAAACGCACATTTTCGCCAGTAGCACCCCGAAGAGGCGCTATAGGGCATCACCCTTCCGGGAGAAAGATAGGCGTCCAGGGAAAATCCATCAAAACAAGGAAGGGGATACTCATCCGTAATGACTATCCCCAGGGCAGCCAGCAACGCCTGCTCGCCCGGACCGCACACGAGCGTGTCAATAATGCCGGAAAATGGGTTTTGCCATTCGGGCCGCTTCATCCAGGAGGTCACCAATCCGCCGCCCATCATAATCCGAACTTTCGAATCCAGCCGTTTTAACGCCCCGATCATGGCAAACGCGCACAAGGCCTGGGGTAAAAAATTAACTGAAATTCCGATCAGGTCAGGCCGTTTCGCCGTGATCAATTCACGCAACCGGTTTTCAAAATAAGGAAAAAAGCAGTTTTTCTCGGGCGATTCAAAGGCCGATAGGAGATGCCCGCTGTTCAATGGGGAAAGCGCGGCATCCTGATAATTGGATAAGGTGATTTCCACATCAGCGGTCTTTCCTTTTTGGGTGAGCACCCGGTTCAAATCCAAAACCGCCTGGCGATAACGGTCCAACCGGGTGTAGGTGCCCGGTTCCCGCAACGCATTCAAATTCCGTTGAATACCCGTGACGGCGCGACGGGTCCAGGTATCCATGGCCGGCGCTGGGGAGTTCAATAAGTACTCGAGCCCCTCGATGTTGGCATCCAGTATCTCACATTCAACCCCGTGCCACGCCAATGCGCCGGCCAGCCGGGCAATGCCCGGCGGCGGCTCGCAGGGCCGCACCACCGGCGGATGAATCAGAAGCACCCGGGACTGTGAATTCATGTATTATCCATTTATAATGCATGTGGATGGCAATGCTCGCCACCGGTCGATTTTCTCTTTTAAGCGCGGGAAATGCGTCCCCTTCCAATATACCCGGCCGCAATCGGCGCACTGAAAAAATTCCCGGTAATAGATCTTGGTCTTGGGCTCAAGCAAGTGCCACACGGCTTCTTTGGAGGTTTCATGAATCACGCCATTGCAGGCCAGGCACCGGGGAACAGCCCCAAATTGATTAAAAAGATCAAACCGGCGAAGCACCTCGACGACTTGCGCCTCGGGGTTCATGGCCCGTATCCAGTATCCATGCGTTACCATCTTGGCCTTTAGCAGTTGCACATCCCGGGTGAGCACAATCCGGTGCTCGGCGGCCGCAATTTGAACAATCCGGGAGTCTTCATAATCATTTCGATACAAAGCATCAAATCCGAGTAACCGCAGCATTCGGGCAAGCTTTCCCAAATGCACATCGAGAATAAAAGCCGCCGGTCTTGGCGGCGTGGGCCCAAGCCGAAAAATCGGCTTAATATCCAGGCTGTTAAATACGGAATAAACGGCAATCCGGTCGGAATTAGCGACATAATGCTTAAAATCAACGGATACCCCGTTGACCAGAATGACATCGATTTCCGTATGCGGCACCCCGATAGACTCGATCAGGTGTTTCACGGTGGGCCTTCCATCAAAATCACAGGAAAACTCACGGTTACGTCTTTTTTGCGGCAAAAAATCGTTTAACGCTTCATAAAATCGAAAAAAAGCCGTCTTCATCGCAGCCACGCCCTCTCACGGTAGGCACCCGGGGTGTGTCTCCCCTTCCACAATTGCCAATAGCGCAATACACACGGATTGGCTTCATATACGCGAATACGCATCCAAATCCAACCGCTTTCATGTTCCGTTGACTGATTCCGTCATTCTGGATGAAACCGGTAATCAACAAGCACTTAAAGGAAATGGTGAAAATGGAAGAGTTTAGTCCGCCAAAACCCGTGCCCCCTTTTCCATTTCCAATAAAAAAAGCCTCCCTTTCAGGAGGCTCCTTTATGATGAAAATTTTTCCCGGTTTCAATTTATTTAGATAATTCGGCTGCTTTTGGTTTATTTTAAATTCGGCACTCTACACCGGCAATGTCGTATTGTTGTGCTATGATAATGCCTTCCGAAATATCCATGGCAGATGTGTGGACATGAACATGGGCATCATATGAATTTAATTGAGCGTGCTGCATCCCTATTTTACCATCTGCGAAGACCTGCCCGCATATTGGCGTCTCAGTGCTATTTTGTCAATTTTACCGGTGGTGGTCAGCGCCATTTCTTCAATAAATTCTATTCTGTCCGGCAGCCACCAGTGGGCCACTTTTTCTTTCAAATGGTCGCGCAATTCCGTTTCCGTGCACATTTTTCCGGGTTTTAATGTGCAGAGCATCAACGGCCTTTCCTGCCATCGGGGATGTGGTATACTGATGACCGCCGCACGTTGGATGCTTGAATGCCCCAGGGCCGCGCTCTCAAGCATTTGCGTGCTGATCCATTCGCCCCCCGACTTGATGACATCTTTGCTTCTGTCTACTATTTCAACCCGGCCGTCCTGATGAATACAGGCAATGTCACCGGAACTCAACCAGTCAACCATCTCTTCTTTACCTTGCCCAAGGTAGCCGCCGGCCACGATGTTGCCCCTGACCTGCATTTCGCCGCAGGCAACGCCGTCATGGGGCAGTTTCTTCCCCTCTTCATCGACAATCCGATGCTGAACGAAAAAGGAGACGCATCCTTGCGTTCTTCTTCGCATGGTTTCTCGTTCCTGTGCCGGCAATTCATTGGCGCCCGGTGGTAAGGTGCCGTGGGTGCATCCGGGTGTTTCGGTCATCCCCCATTGCTGGCCAACTTTGATGCCGTGTTTATCAAAAAGGTCGAATAATGGGTCCGGCGCTCTTGTCCCCGAAATCAAAGCGGCTCTCAATGCCGTAAAGGTCTCCCCCGGCTTTAAGTTTGCAAAAATATCCATATACACCGTGGGTACTGCACCGACCAGGGTGACTTTTTCACTGTTAATCAGATCAATCAGTCCCCGAGGTGAAAAATCGCGGCCGGGCAAAACCAGCTTGTAACCATTCATGGGTGCCGTAAACGGCATCAGCCAGCCATTTGCGTGAAAAATGGGTGCTATCGGCATGATGACCGTTAATTCACCATTGATGAAACTATCGGCGGTGGCAATGGTCATATTCAACGAACTCAAGGTTGTGCTTCGATGGGAATAAACAACGCCTTTGGGCAATCCAGTCGTACCCGACGTAAAACAGATCGTCGCCGCCTGACGTTCGTCAAATTGCGGCCATTCGATGTCTTCCGGCGCATCTTTTACCAGTTCGGATTTGGATATGATATTGCTAAGCGTGGTCGGCGGCAGAGGCTCTTCTTCATCCAAAAAAACCCATCCCTTCAGATTCGGCAATTTATCCTCAAGTTGTTCAGCGAGCCGGATCGTGTCCGCATCCACAAAGATGAGGGCATTATCCACCTTGTTTGCCATATAGGCCAGATGCTCAATGGTCAGGCGCGGGTTCATGGTGTGCAGGGAGGCCCCGATCCCCATAACGCCGTAGTGCACCTCGATATGGTTAATTGTATTCCATGCCAGAGATCCCATTTTGCTGCCGACACCATACCCTTTCGCCATAAGCGCATTTGCCAGTTTGGCCGACTGTTTTCTCAAAGTTCGATAATTTCTTCTTTCGATCCGGTTGTTTAACCTGCGGCCGACCACCTCGGTATCTCCATGAAACTCGGCGGCGTGGTCGATCATTCGAGATAACAACAGGGGTAGATCCATCATTAGACCGTTCATTTTTTATCCTTTCTGCAAATCGTATCTTGGTTGGTGATGGTAAGTCAGCGTATAAGATGATCTCCAAAATATGTGGAATGAGAGATTTTTATTTATGTTCGCAAAATTTGAACCATGTATGCAAAATAAATATATCTATCTGTTTTTTTAATTATAAAGAATATTAATTGGGTGTCGCTTGAAGTCCATAAATGGGCACGATAAATGGACGCAACTGTTGATAACGCTACACTTACTGTTGATAAATCTACACTTTGGGCTTTGGTGCTGGAAAACAGGCTATGGATTGGCTTCATATATATCTCGGAGCTGCACCTTGCGAATTTTTATCATCGGGGAAATACCGTCGAACACATTGTCTATCTGATCGATCCCTGGGTATTTTTTTGCGCCATCAACAATGAGAATAATAATTTCTTTTTAAGGGACGAGCCCTTTGAGCTTTTTATCCTATGGAAACTGATTCAACGGGGGTACCCATCGGATCGCATTTTTTCCTACATTCAAATGATTGCAAAGGATGACTGGGAACACTTTACCCGATACAGCGAGCCCGGCTTATCCGAGTTAACCCTGAAAGCCATCAATCCCGTAAACAAGAAGAGGCCCGGAAACATTACTTGAGCCTGTATAAACCGGATCGCCTTGAGACGTACAGCCGGTTTTTGCATGTGATCAATGCGTTGGCCGGAGCGAACAACAGCCGTATCACGTATATCATGCTGCCGATTCTGATGGATGACTTTCCCGGCGCAAAACAGGTGGATGAGAAATTAAAGGCCGTTTCCCGGGAGGATCGGGTGGCGTATCATAATCTCGTGGCATCGGTTCGGGATATTCGCTATTTCTATGACCATATGCATTTTAACAAGATCGGGGTCGCTTATTTCACGAAAACCTACTTAAAGCCCATTCTCGAGGAAAAGCAGAACCCGGAAATCCGTTAGGCCGGACCCGAATCGCGTCCCCCTTGGTTATTTGATAGCCGTCCCCATAGGGAAACCGCCTTCCGCTTCAGCGCCGTTACCGGCATTGTTTATTTGAACAGCGTCTGACGGGCTCATGATCGTCAAGGCCTATCTAACGTTGTTGAACCCGCCGAATGTAGTGATACCCACAATATGATAGTTACGCCCGTGTCATGCCCATGCCATTAAATTGAACACCCTGAATAACTTCATTCTTCAATTGCTATTGATCCGTTCTCCTGATATCCTCCAACTTCACGAACACAGGATGACGAAATGGCTTCTCATGATATTCCACAAGCCCGTTGCCTGCGATGGGCATGGTTACCCATTCCTGTTTTTTTAGGTGTCATGTTCTTGCTGTTGGGATGGAATGTAACGAGCTCCTACGAATCGCCATACTTTCTTCTCGCACTCAATTTCATTTTTATCATGCTTGCGTCCCTGATAGCCGCTTATTTGGCAGCCCGGGCCTTCCTTGTCAACGGAGAGCTGAAACTGATGATGCTGGGGTGCGGGTTGCTGTTATGGGGTTTCGCCACAATTGTCGCTACCGTCTTTATTGAGTACGGTGCCAATGTGAGTGTGACGATCCACAACCTGGGTGTCATGTTATCGGCGGGTTGTCATATTACGGCCGCAATCATCAGTACCCGGTCGAATGGCACCACCAGAGAACCCGGCCTATGGCTTGTAGGGGCCTACACCTGCACCATGGGTATCATAGGCTTGGTGGCGATTGCGACCCTCGCCGGATGGACGCCGGTATTTTTTATTCAAAATTCGGGTGGAACCACCATACGACAGGTTGGATTAGGGAGCGCCATCGGCATGTTCATCACCACCGCATGGCTGATGGGAAAGCAATACCATAGATCGCCATCGGCTTTTTTGTATTGGTATGCAAATGGCTTGGCCTTGCTTGCGGTTGGATTATTGGGTGTAATGATGCAATCCGCCCAGGGGACCTTGTTGGGATGGACCGGTCGCACCGCCCAGATTCTCGGCGGGATTTATATTCTGATTGCAGTAATCACAGCTGTTCGGGATTCTCGTGTCTGGGGTTTCCCGTTGGAGACGGTTCTCCATGATACCCAGGCCAGGCTGGAAGAACAGATCGAACGGTATGAACTGGTGTTCGCCGGTGTCGGCGCCGCCATCTGGGACTGGGACGTTCTCAATAAACGCGTTGTATTTTCATCGCATTGGAAGTCAATGCGAGGCTTAACCGATGAAGACGTCAGTGACAGAGAGGAAGAATGGAGCAGTAATATTCATCCGGAGGATACAAGTCGAGTTTTCACCGCGTTGCAAGCTCATTTTAACGGTAAAACGCCTTCTTTTTCGGAAGAATACCGCATCCGCTGTAAAGATGGCTCTTGGAAGTGGGTCTTCGATTGCGGCCTGGCCAAACGCGATGCCGTCGGAGGTGTCGTGCGCATGGCAGGATCAGAAATGGATATCACCGAACGTAAGATCGCGGAGCTGAAACTCGTGCAGGAAAACCGTGAGATCGCACTGGTCAACCGCATCCTGCGTGTGTTCGCCGAGGCGAGCGGCGATGAGTTGTTCGATCAGGTATTGAAACTCGTGCAAGAGGGGCTATCCAGCCGGCACGGTGTGTTTGGATACATAACCGAGCCGGGCCACCTGACCTGCCCCAGTCTGACCAGGATGCTTGATGAGTGCGAGGTTGCCGGCAAGTGCATTCACTACCCGCCCGAGAAATGGAAGGGACTGTGGGCCCGTGCCCTGCGGGAGAAACGTCCATTTTATACCAACGAAGCGTCTTCGGTACCAGCCGGCCATCCACCCATTCGTAATAATCTGGCAGCCCCCATCATTTTTCATGGCGAAGTGATTGGGTTGTTGAACCTTGCCAATAAAGAGGGCGGCTATATCGAAGCCGACCGGGTGCTGCTGGATGCCATGGCCGGGCGGATTGCTCCGTTGCTCTATGCCTGGATTCAGAAGAAGCTGCGGGAGGAGGAGAGTGCAAAAACCAAAGAGGCACTGTGGCGAATGAATGAAACCCTGGAGCAGCGGGTGGCTGATCGCACCGCACTGGCCAATGCCAGGACAAAACAACTTCAATCCCTGGCGGTCGAGTTGATCGAGACCGAAGAGCGTGAACGGCGGCGGATTGCCCATTTGTTGCATGAAGATTTACAGCAAATATTAGCGGCCGCCCGTTTTCAGTTGCAGGCGCTTCGCCCAAACCTCGTCGCCGAACCCATCTTGGAGAATGTAACCCATCTTCTGGAGGAATCCATCACCAAAGCTCGTCGCCTGTCGCATGAATTAAGCCCGGCGGTTTTGTACCACTCCGGCCTGATAGACGCACTGAAATGGCTGGCCGAGCAAATGAAGAAACAGTTCGGACTGCGGGTCTATCTGGAAGCTGCCGCGGGACAGACCGTTGAAAGCATGCCCATCAAGATTTTCATGTTCCGCGCGATTCAAGAGCTATTATTCAATGTCGTAAAGCATGCCCATGTGAAGAGTGCCCGGATCGTCATATCCGGTTCTACAGACAACGTCATCGCTATCGTGAGCGACCAGGGGCGCGGGTTTGATTCCAATGTTTTGGAACCCTCCACACCAGTGGTAGGCTTGGGGCTGCTGAGCATTAAGGAACGAGCCAGTTATATCGGAGGCAGCCTGGTGATCGAAAGTGAGCCTGGTCGAGGCAGCCGTTTCATCTTGGCGCTTCCCCTGGGTGTTTCCAAAATCGATTCGATGTCTCCGTTCGATCTCAAAACCGAACCGCCGCCTGATACACCTGTCAAAGACCCGGAAATTGCCGGTGTGAAAGGGATCAGTGTCTTATTCGCCGATGATCACCTGGTAATTCGCCAGGGATTGATCCGGTTGATTACGGGGCGGCCGGGAATCATCTTGGCGGGTGAAGCGACAACAGGTTATGAAGCGGTTGATCTGGCCCGTCGTCTAAGACCGGATGTCGTCCTTATGGACATTTCTATGCCGGAGATGGACGGAATAGAAGCGACCCACAGAATCAAGGCCGAACTGCCCCAGATCCGCGTGATCGGATTATCCATGTACGAGGATGAACAGATCTCAAGGGCCATTCTTGAGGCGGGGGCCGAGGCCTTCTTGAACAAAGCCGCGTCCGCTTCCGATCTGCTCAAGGCGATCTATGCCAATACCGGCCATAACCTATCGGCAAAATCCGCATGAAGCCATTAAAAGTTATGGACGTGATCCCCCGCCATCAATGATGAACGGCCCTTCTGGTTAATATTCCTCTAAAATACTTTGTCAACCGGATTAAAATAATGGGTTCAACCCATTTACCCGGATTTGCAACTCAACGATAGTCATACTCTAAATTAGAAACTCGGGGTTATCAGGAGATTTTCATACAAAGGAGGCATTACCATGAAAAACGACGATCGCAAATTTACCACAACCGATGCCGGAATCCCCGTAGCCAGCGACGAGTACTCGCTCACCGTGGGGCCGGATGGCCCTATTCTGCTGCAGGACCACTACCTCATCGAGCAGATGGCCAACTTCAATCGGGAGCGGATTCCGGAACGACAGCCTCACGCGAAGGGGGCCGGGGCATTCGGACACTTCGAGGTGACCAGCGATGTCAGCGTCTACACGAAGGCCGCGGTGTTCCAGCCGGGTACGAAGACGGATACGTTGATCCGGTTCTCCACGGTCGCCGGCGAGCGCGGCAGTCCTGATACCTGGCGGGACCCGCGTGGCTTCGCGCTGAAGTTTTACACCACCGAGGGCAACTACGACATGGTGGGCAACAACACCCCGATTTTCTTCGTGCGTGACCCCATGAAGTTCCAGCACTTCATCCGTTCCCAGAAGCGCCGGGCGGACAACGGCCTGCGCGATCATGACATGCAGTGGGATTTTTGGACCCTGTCGCCCGAATCGGCTCACCAGGTTGCGTGGCTGATGGGAGACCGTGGAATTCCAAAGACATGGCGGCATATGAACGGCTACTCGAGCCACACTTACATGTGGGTCAA encodes the following:
- a CDS encoding radical SAM protein, with the translated sequence MTFPHNELAGYQGFEQGPIRPPSEAYSLLIRVTRNCPWNRCTFCTIYKTTQFSLRPVAHVIEDIDRVHRYLSGFFKNADASQPITRERAVAVADDIIPKDTMAFQAAYHWASTGMQSIFLQDANSLIIKPEALIHILRHLKKRFPWVERITSYARSRTIARIHDDDLGAMREAGLNRIHIGLESGADAVLKMISKGVDQATHIKAGLKVKKAGMELSEYVMPGLGGKALSTEHAMETAYTLNQINPDFIRLRSLTVPNQSCLYQVLAAGDFQKCTEIETAGEILLFLEHLNGITSTVKSDHVLNLFQEIEGTLPGDKPAMTGVIKTFLALPPADQCIYIVGRRMGILSQLSDMQRPHRYQKVQDTCTRLGITAENVDRFIDEMTKRFV
- a CDS encoding radical SAM protein, with the protein product MNSQSRVLLIHPPVVRPCEPPPGIARLAGALAWHGVECEILDANIEGLEYLLNSPAPAMDTWTRRAVTGIQRNLNALREPGTYTRLDRYRQAVLDLNRVLTQKGKTADVEITLSNYQDAALSPLNSGHLLSAFESPEKNCFFPYFENRLRELITAKRPDLIGISVNFLPQALCAFAMIGALKRLDSKVRIMMGGGLVTSWMKRPEWQNPFSGIIDTLVCGPGEQALLAALGIVITDEYPLPCFDGFSLDAYLSPGRVMPYSASSGCYWRKCAFCPERAEKNPYRPIPPALVLTQLTFLADRYRPALIHLTDNAVSPALLKALAGAPRIAPWYGFVRITAALVDPEFCRRLKRSGCVMLQVGLESGSQRVLNAFGKGIDLTLAAKALDCLKAAGIATYVYLLFGTPWETEADAEKTLAFTVVHHRAISFLNLAVFNLPAYGPEADLLLTGDFYDGDLSLYRNFSHPSGWDRHRVRQFLDKKFKRHPNVADIVRRDPPVFTSNHAPFIQTVSSSHR
- a CDS encoding Mut7-C RNAse domain-containing protein, coding for MKTAFFRFYEALNDFLPQKRRNREFSCDFDGRPTVKHLIESIGVPHTEIDVILVNGVSVDFKHYVANSDRIAVYSVFNSLDIKPIFRLGPTPPRPAAFILDVHLGKLARMLRLLGFDALYRNDYEDSRIVQIAAAEHRIVLTRDVQLLKAKMVTHGYWIRAMNPEAQVVEVLRRFDLFNQFGAVPRCLACNGVIHETSKEAVWHLLEPKTKIYYREFFQCADCGRVYWKGTHFPRLKEKIDRWRALPSTCIING
- a CDS encoding AMP-binding protein yields the protein MNGLMMDLPLLLSRMIDHAAEFHGDTEVVGRRLNNRIERRNYRTLRKQSAKLANALMAKGYGVGSKMGSLAWNTINHIEVHYGVMGIGASLHTMNPRLTIEHLAYMANKVDNALIFVDADTIRLAEQLEDKLPNLKGWVFLDEEEPLPPTTLSNIISKSELVKDAPEDIEWPQFDERQAATICFTSGTTGLPKGVVYSHRSTTLSSLNMTIATADSFINGELTVIMPIAPIFHANGWLMPFTAPMNGYKLVLPGRDFSPRGLIDLINSEKVTLVGAVPTVYMDIFANLKPGETFTALRAALISGTRAPDPLFDLFDKHGIKVGQQWGMTETPGCTHGTLPPGANELPAQERETMRRRTQGCVSFFVQHRIVDEEGKKLPHDGVACGEMQVRGNIVAGGYLGQGKEEMVDWLSSGDIACIHQDGRVEIVDRSKDVIKSGGEWISTQMLESAALGHSSIQRAAVISIPHPRWQERPLMLCTLKPGKMCTETELRDHLKEKVAHWWLPDRIEFIEEMALTTTGKIDKIALRRQYAGRSSQMVK
- a CDS encoding response regulator is translated as MASHDIPQARCLRWAWLPIPVFLGVMFLLLGWNVTSSYESPYFLLALNFIFIMLASLIAAYLAARAFLVNGELKLMMLGCGLLLWGFATIVATVFIEYGANVSVTIHNLGVMLSAGCHITAAIISTRSNGTTREPGLWLVGAYTCTMGIIGLVAIATLAGWTPVFFIQNSGGTTIRQVGLGSAIGMFITTAWLMGKQYHRSPSAFLYWYANGLALLAVGLLGVMMQSAQGTLLGWTGRTAQILGGIYILIAVITAVRDSRVWGFPLETVLHDTQARLEEQIERYELVFAGVGAAIWDWDVLNKRVVFSSHWKSMRGLTDEDVSDREEEWSSNIHPEDTSRVFTALQAHFNGKTPSFSEEYRIRCKDGSWKWVFDCGLAKRDAVGGVVRMAGSEMDITERKIAELKLVQENREIALVNRILRVFAEASGDELFDQVLKLVQEGLSSRHGVFGYITEPGHLTCPSLTRMLDECEVAGKCIHYPPEKWKGLWARALREKRPFYTNEASSVPAGHPPIRNNLAAPIIFHGEVIGLLNLANKEGGYIEADRVLLDAMAGRIAPLLYAWIQKKLREEESAKTKEALWRMNETLEQRVADRTALANARTKQLQSLAVELIETEERERRRIAHLLHEDLQQILAAARFQLQALRPNLVAEPILENVTHLLEESITKARRLSHELSPAVLYHSGLIDALKWLAEQMKKQFGLRVYLEAAAGQTVESMPIKIFMFRAIQELLFNVVKHAHVKSARIVISGSTDNVIAIVSDQGRGFDSNVLEPSTPVVGLGLLSIKERASYIGGSLVIESEPGRGSRFILALPLGVSKIDSMSPFDLKTEPPPDTPVKDPEIAGVKGISVLFADDHLVIRQGLIRLITGRPGIILAGEATTGYEAVDLARRLRPDVVLMDISMPEMDGIEATHRIKAELPQIRVIGLSMYEDEQISRAILEAGAEAFLNKAASASDLLKAIYANTGHNLSAKSA